One genomic window of Diospyros lotus cultivar Yz01 chromosome 8, ASM1463336v1, whole genome shotgun sequence includes the following:
- the LOC127807760 gene encoding pentatricopeptide repeat-containing protein At4g04370, which produces MTISHDFGSSFMTKVLKFFCHESRWNPHYFSGREVTEMIKFRPSFFHPPPPSSQTAADTKSFNGMINRLSSEGAHEAVLLTYSSMLKTNTPPDAFTFPSMLKACASLGLLSHGLSFHQYIVVNGYSSDAYIGSSLINFYDKFGYINHARQVFEKMPERNVVPWTAIISCYSRSGNVEAAVCLYNQMRYGGIKPCSVTMLALLSGVLEVLYVQYVHACTIQYGFGCDIALLNSMVNLYGKCGRIEDAEELFESMDKRDIVSWNSLASSYALDGNMRGIFHLLSRMRIEGLGPDQRTFGSMVCAATRQGNLEMGQLVHACIVTAGSELNTHVKTSLIVMYLKCGNFDDAFEIFERVSDKDVILWTAMISGLVQNESADKALWLFRRMLLSNVVPSTATLASALAACGQLGSLTLGTSIHAYMLRQRMPVDVTAENSLVTMYAKCNRLEQSRVVFERMDEKNVVSWNAVVAGYAQNGNLCLSLSLFNEMRTTLQRPDSITVVSLLQACASIGALHQGTWVHNFVIRSGLGPGILVETALVDMYSKCGDIDTARKCFDRMPQHDLVSWSTIIAGYGCHGKGNVALEMYNKFLLTGLEPNPVIFLSVLSACSHNRLVDKGLSVFYSMKKDFRIEPELEHRACIVDLLSRAGRVKEAYDFYKNMFPEPAVDVLGILLDACRIGGSLELRDIIARDIFLLKPMDAGKYLQLAHSYASMDRWDDVSEAWMQMKSLGLKKLPGWSFIELNGIITTFFTHHSSHPKCEHIVQVLKFLNKEIRDFGVTLKLETNETVDTL; this is translated from the coding sequence ATGACCATTTCTCACGACTTTGGAAGCAGTTTCATGACAAAAGTTCTGAAATTTTTTTGCCATGAAAGCCGTTGGAATCCCCATTATTTCAGTGGAAGAGAAGTGACTGAAATGATAAAGTTCAGGCCAAGTTTCTTCcacccaccaccaccatcatctCAGACCGCCGCCGACACCAAGTCATTCAATGGCATGATCAATCGCCTCTCCTCAGAAGGCGCACACGAGGCCGTCCTCCTCACCTACTCCTCGATGCTCAAAACAAACACTCCGCCCGACGCCTTCACTTTCCCCAGTATGCTTAAAGCCTGCGCTTCTCTTGGCCTACTCTCGCACGGCCTTTCTTTCCATCAGTACATCGTCGTTAATGGGTATTCTTCGGACGCCTATATTGGCTCTTCCCTGATCAACTTCTACGATAAATTCGGGTATATCAACCACGCCCGCCAAGTGTTTGAGAAGATGCCGGAAAGAAACGTCGTCCCGTGGACTGCCATAATTAGCTGCTATTCGCGATCGGGTAATGTCGAGGCAGCGGTTTGTTTGTATAATCAGATGCGATATGGAGGCATCAAACCTTGTTCAGTTACCATGTTGGCCTTACTCTCTGGAGTTTTGGAGGTTCTTTATGTGCAATATGTGCATGCTTGTACAATACAATATGGTTTTGGGTGTGACATAGCTTTACTGAATTCCATGGTGAATTTATATGGTAAGTGCGGAAGAATTGAGGATGCTGAGGAGCTGTTTGAATCCATGGACAAGAGAGATATAGTTTCATGGAATTCCCTGGCTTCAAGCTATGCTCTGGATGGAAATATGAGAGGAATATTTCATCTACTGAGCAGAATGAGGATTGAAGGGCTGGGGCCTGACCAGCGGACATTTGGTTCAATGGTTTGTGCTGCTACAAGGCAGGGTAATCTTGAAATGGGGCAactagtgcatgcatgtatagtAACTGCAGGATCGGAATTGAATACCCATGTCAAAACATCACTTATAGTTATGTATTTGAAATGTGGAAACTTTGATGAtgcttttgaaatatttgaacgAGTTTCAGATAAAGATGTCATCTTGTGGACGGCAATGATATCGGGGCTAGTGCAGAATGAAAGTGCAGACAAGGCACTATGGTTGTTTCGAAGGATGTTACTTTCAAATGTTGTGCCATCTACTGCCACCCTAGCTAGTGCCCTTGCAGCTTGTGGCCAACTGGGATCCCTAACTCTGGGGACTTCAATTCATGCCTACATGCTCCGTCAGAGAATGCCAGTTGATGTTACTGCTGAAAACTCTCTCGTAACAATGTATGCAAAGTGTAATCGCCTGGAGCAGAGTCGCGTTGTTTTTGAAAGAATGGATGAAAAAAACGTGGTTTCCTGGAATGCAGTTGTTGCTGGGTATGCACAAAATGGGAATTTATGCTTGTCACTGAGTTTATTTAATGAGAtgagaacaacccttcagaggcCTGATTCAATTACTGTTGTCTCCCTTCTCCAGGCTTGTGCCTCGATTGGGGCTCTCCATCAGGGGACGTGGGTccataattttgttattaggaGCGGCCTTGGACCCGGCATCTTGGTTGAGACAGCTTTGGTAGATATGTACTCCAAATGTGGTGACATAGACACTGCTAGGAAGTGCTTTGACAGGATGCCACAGCATGATCTGGTATCATGGAGTACAATCATTGCGGGATATGGTTGCCATGGTAAAGGTAATGTTGCCCTGGAAATGTACAACAAGTTTCTGCTTACAGGCCTTGAGCCAAACCCAGTGATTTTTCTATCCGTCCTATCTGCCTGTAGTCATAATAGGCTTGTCGACAAGGGCTTGAGTGTGTTCTACTCTATGAAAAAGGATTTTAGGATTGAACCAGAACTCGAGCACCGTGCCTGCATTGTTGACCTTCTTAGTAGAGCAGGAAGAGTCAAAGAAGCATATGACTTTTACAAGAATATGTTCCCAGAACCAGCAGTGGATGTTTTAGGCATACTCCTTGATGCTTGTCGGATCGGTGGTAGTTTGGAATTGAGGGACATTATTGCTAGAGACATTTTCCTCTTGAAACCTATGGATGCTGGAAAATATTTGCAACTGGCGCACAGCTATGCTTCAATGGACAGATGGGATGATGTGAGTGAGGCCTGGATGCAGATGAAGTCTCTTGGCCTTAAGAAACTCCCTGGCTGGAGTTTTATTGAACTGAATGGAATCATTACGACATTTTTCACTCATCACAGTTCACATCCGAAGTGTGAGCACATAGTTCAAGTTTTGAAATTCTTGAACAAAGAAATTAGGGATTTTGGAGTTACCTTAAAGCTCGAAACCAATGAAACTGTGGATACACTATGA